One window of the Schistocerca gregaria isolate iqSchGreg1 unplaced genomic scaffold, iqSchGreg1.2 ptg000599l, whole genome shotgun sequence genome contains the following:
- the LOC126316795 gene encoding uncharacterized protein LOC126316795 translates to MALFGTQVASCCSRVPYRNVQLCFSPRLTKMLEMTYALIAENLQKPATSTLEKFCECLDSEDERATINSAHLVAGLVKVEENVPVLLSILVHGTPRMAVKVASTMADVLARGDELSFEGGRTLQSVVKLDPEDWPKIAEKLTAFEGPPDRRIEALTFLTALANAQNEALKVVAFEVLGVMLRRCCAQEATPRERNACLTFACGLLAAFGGRADESEYFRAASDARLAEDMVALIGMGAHSKLTSGNLGLVLKVVSSFLSVEKVARFLSEKTPIVELVVSIASNDELAFASTLVTSRLVRVCGYLMCGAREIDEMVQNGVFQFISKCLDSDRSWRFAVPDQSLAARDEVLRAALGTLSLFVVADYVPSGWLGVVESTDLIGRVYGLTHPSNAQGVRVRAIAAISNLLTISDFQKLFSKAGRHLDLLALLEEASRLSNQCEATMYCMALTSLYHLSLYHELIQIELVKKGIIEILSDALHALFRKGVAGVCNDDGVESNGKWAVFKSLLNFSLVRGVADKYASDRVIDTLLSFLNGDPDGQPFVETVLMILDNLALEPGFSLAFMKPERISALVETLISSGRRASYCMVLVQLIMKLCRVRECGTYICRRYLKQIEAISSSEESTSTAASLLRTLTALVRWSSSGQLKVSGAIERPRVGERPVETQRAPAREDAAREKARLGPGEGGFGSEESATSASRKDGGDGVRSATSSREEEVKSVGAGTEKGTAAATKRRQEWVSASVPALGMGSRTASASPMRSIGHMRLVEKSPTPPPKRPSSPRVQKAASGSSGSSAPLDVGKMGAADVRAHLPKQLNLRASAQLLREDDRMAKSVDEATRPSTVLKVIKYFEGKGFGKRNYPTRAGKSLDLETAAYFNGTPKSSPDVHSKNAAASRGRNYQRLIDVRSMRVSRYEESPPMDTSSTEDVTNFVERPELREFDFSSMKDQFVLDEEWEKLDSEFQKSNSKRNKIIRELYSTEITYVDNLSILIKKFYRPLLYMANGPKPLISESDLRIIFSSIEIIYSFHFILLERLNEKLKNWNPDTTLSDVFFFLADFIKIYAGYINNYDRAIEMLTDYRQKDPRAREFLDKGLQDPECGMRSLDSFLIMPVQRPPRYLLLFIELIKHTDPSHPDREVSDLALKKLKMVVSYLNENRKAVEYRRCLIELSEANNISEYTDFIFQPHRQLKASMKVSWIQEGVERIFYGSVCMFNDALLLCKQKSTSSKRNIFGVVMFANVTSHSLEKDVLQFTCGNLKDTIKLIFPSQEEGKIFHRRYLEITERGSCSCSESQRS, encoded by the coding sequence ATGGCGCTGTTTGGAACGCAGGTGGCCTCGTGCTGCAGTAGAGTGCCGTATAGAAATGTACAACTTTGTTTCTCACCTCGGCTCACAAAAATGCTTGAAATGACGTATGCACTCATAGCTGAAAATTTGCAGAAGCCAGCGACTTCGACTCTGGAAAAATTTTGCGAGTGCCTAGATAGCGAAGACGAGCGCGCGACCATCAACTCGGCCCACCTCGTGGCGGGCCTGGTCAAGGTGGAGGAGAACGTACCGGTTCTTCTGTCGATCTTGGTACACGGGACTCCTAGAATGGCCGTCAAGGTTGCGTCGACTATGGCAGACGTTTTGGCCAGAGGCGACGAGCTGTCGTTTGAGGGTGGTCGTACATTGCAGTCCGTGGTGAAATTGGATCCGGAGGACTGGCCGAAAATTGCCGAGAAGTTGACAGCGTTCGAGGGTCCGCCAGACAGGCGAATCGAGGCGTTGACGTTTTTGACAGCTCTCGCGAACGCTCAGAACGAGGCGCTCAAGGTGGTCGCGTTCGAGGTGCTGGGCGTCATGCTGAGGCGGTGCTGCGCGCAGGAGGCGACGCCTAGGGAGAGGAACGCGTGCCTTACCTTCGCTTGTGGTTTATTGGCGGCCTTTGGCGGCAGGGCGGATGAAAGCGAGTATTTTAGAGCGGCGAGCGACGCGAGGCTGGCGGAGGACATGGTAGCTTTGATTGGAATGGGGGCTCACTCGAAGCTCACGAGCGGCAATTTGGGATTGGTGTTGAAGGTCGTGAGTAGTTTTCTTTCGGTCGAAAAGGTTGCGAGGTTTTTGTCAGAAAAAACGCCAATTGTCGAACTCGTTGTTTCGATTGCGTCGAACGACGAGCTGGCTTTTGCGAGCACGTTGGTCACGTCTAGGCTGGTTAGGGTGTGCGGTTACTTGATGTGCGGCGCGAGGGAGATCGACGAGATGGTTCAAAATGGAGTTTTTCAGTTCATTTCCAAGTGCCTTGACAGTGACAGAAGCTGGCGATTTGCCGTGCCGGACCAGAGTTTGGCGGCCAGGGACGAGGTCCTACGCGCGGCGCTGGGGACGCTGAGTTTGTTTGTGGTGGCTGACTACGTGCCGTCGGGCTGGCTCGGCGTAGTGGAGAGCACCGACTTGATTGGTCGGGTTTACGGCTTGACGCACCCTTCGAACGCGCAGGGAGTGCGGGTGCGGGCGATCGCGGCGATTTCCAACCTGCTGACGATCAGCGATTTTCAGAAGCTGTTCTCGAAGGCCGGGAGGCACTTGGACCTGCTGGCACTGCTCGAAGAGGCCTCCAGGCTTTCCAATCAGTGCGAGGCGACGATGTACTGCATGGCGCTGACGTCGCTGTACCACTTGTCGCTGTACCACGAGCTGATTCAGATTGAGTTGGTGAAGAAGGGGATTATCGAGATTTTGAGCGACGCGCTGCACGCGCTCTTCCGGAAGGGCGTCGCCGGCGTTTGCAACGACGACGGCGTTGAGTCCAACGGGAAGTGGGCCGTTTTCAAGTCGTTGTTGAATTTTTCGCTGGTCAGAGGGGTCGCGGACAAGTACGCGAGCGACCGCGTGATTGACACGCTGTTGTCGTTTTTGAACGGGGACCCCGACGGGCAGCCGTTCGTGGAGACGGTGTTGATGATCTTGGACAACCTGGCGCTGGAGCCGGGGTTTTCGTTGGCTTTCATGAAGCCGGAGAGGATTTCCGCGCTGGTCGAGACGTTGATTTCTTCGGGCCGACGGGCGTCCTATTGCATGGTCTTGGTGCAGCTCATCATGAAGTTGTGCCGGGTGAGAGAGTGCGGCACGTACATCTGCAGGCGGTATTTGAAGCAGATAGAGGCGATTTCGTCCTCGGAGGAGAGCACGTCCACCGCCGCGTCGCTGCTCAGGACGCTGACCGCGTTGGTCAGGTGGTCTTCGTCCGGCCAGTTGAAGGTCAGCGGCGCCATCGAGCGGCCGCGGGTGGGGGAAAGGCCGGTCGAGACGCAGCGGgcgccggcgagggaggacgcggCGAGGGAAAAGGCGCGGCTGGGGCCGGGCGAGGGCGGTTTCGGGAGCGAGGAGAGCGCCACGAGCGCTTCGAGGAAGGACGGCGGCGACGGCGTGAGATCCGCGACCTCGTCCAGGGAAGAAGAGGTCAAGTCGGTGGGCGCGGGGACGGAGAAGGGGACAGCGGCGGCGACGAAGAGGAGGCAAGAGTGGGTTTCTGCGTCCGTGCCCGCTCTTGGAATGGGGTCTCGGACGGCGTCCGCGTCGCCGATGAGGTCTATAGGGCACATGAGGTTGGTCGAGAAGTCGCCGACGCCACCTCCGAAGCGACCGTCGTCGCCGCGCGTGCAGAAGGCGGCTTCCGGAAGCAGCGGGTCCTCAGCTCCGCTGGACGTCGGGAAGATGGGCGCGGCGGACGTGCGGGCCCACTTGCCCAAGCAGTTGAACCTCCGGGCTTCTGCGCAACTGCTGCGCGAGGACGACAGGATGGCCAAGTCGGTGGACGAGGCGACGAGGCCGTCCACCGTGCTCAAGGTGATCAAGTACTTCGAGGGAAAGGGCTTCGGAAAGAGGAACTATCCAACTAGGGCGGGCAAGAGCCTAGACCTGGAGACGGCGGCCTACTTCAACGGGACGCCCAAGTCCTCTCCGGATGTGCATTCAAAAAACGCGGCGGCATCTCGCGGACGCAACTACCAGAGACTGATAGACGTCAGGTCTATGAGGGTGTCTCGGTACGAGGAGTCGCCGCCGATGGACACGAGTTCGACGGAAGACGTGACCAACTTCGTGGAGAGGCCCGAACTGAGAGAATTCGACTTTTCGTCCATGAAGGACCAATTCGTGTTGGACGAAGAATGGGAAAAACTAGACTCTGAATTCCAAAAGTCCAACTCCAAGAGAAACAAGATCATACGGGAGCTGTATTCCACGGAGATAACCTACGTCGACAACCTTTCCATCTTGATCAAGAAGTTCTACAGGCCGTTGCTTTACATGGCCAACGGTCCGAAACCGTTGATTAGCGAGTCCGACTTGCGGATTATTTTCTCCTCGATCGAGATCATCTACAGCTTTCATTTCATCCTACTGGAGCGTCTGAACGAAAAACTGAAGAACTGGAACCCCGACACGACGCTGAGCGACGTCTTCTTCTTCCTGGCCGACTTCATCAAGATCTACGCCGGGTACATCAACAACTACGACCGAGCGATCGAAATGCTCACCGACTACAGACAGAAGGACCCCCGCGCGAGGGAATTCTTGGACAAGGGACTGCAGGACCCCGAGTGCGGCATGAGGTCTCTGGACTCCTTCCTGATCATGCCAGTTCAGCGCCCGCCGCGGTACTTGCTCCTGTTCATCGAACTGATCAAGCACACGGACCCGTCGCACCCGGATCGGGAGGTCTCGGACCTGGCGCTGAAAAAGCTGAAAATGGTCGTCTCCTACTTGAACGAGAATCGAAAGGCCGTCGAGTACCGACGATGCTTGATCGAGCTGTCCGAGGCCAACAACATTTCGGAGTACACCGACTTCATCTTCCAACCGCACCGACAGCTGAAGGCGTCCATGAAGGTCTCATGGATACAGGAGGGCGTAGAGCGCATTTTCTACGGCAGCGTGTGCATGTTCAACGACGCCCTTTTGCTGTGCAAGCAAAAGAGTACGTCGTCGAAACGGAACATTTTCGGCGTGGTGATGTTCGCGAACGTTACGAGCCATTCCTTGGAAAAAGACGTCCTACAGTTCACTTGTGGAAATCTAAAAGACACGATCAAGCTCATCTTCCCAAGCCAAGAAGAGGGCAAAATATTCCACAGGAGATACTTGGAGATCACGGAGCGCGGCAGTTGCAGTTGCAGTGAAAGCCAGCGATCATGA